Proteins encoded within one genomic window of Ottowia sp. SB7-C50:
- the thiL gene encoding thiamine-phosphate kinase, giving the protein MGEFELIDRFFKRKSPPPPAPQADNATQTIALGIGDDCALLQLAPGQQLAISTDMLVEGRHFFADVDPDALGHKALAVNLSDLAAMGAAPLAFTLALALPPERARDEAWLGAFARGLFALADAHACPLIGGDTTAGPLNLCITVFGQVPAGQALRRDGARVGDDIWVSGTLGDARLALGALRGEWTLPPAVLAAARQRLERPTPRLALGLALRGIASAAADVSDGLAGDLGHILQASRVGAVLDSADVSFLIAEYALPSSAGGPFDADRRWRMALTGGDDYELVFTAPPVARAAVQAAAERAATPVTRIGRIEAAPGLRLTGADGRTTPLAARAFDHFA; this is encoded by the coding sequence ATGGGTGAATTCGAACTGATCGATCGCTTCTTCAAGCGAAAGTCGCCACCACCGCCCGCCCCGCAAGCGGATAACGCTACTCAAACAATAGCGCTCGGCATCGGCGACGACTGCGCCCTGCTGCAGCTCGCGCCCGGCCAGCAACTGGCCATCAGCACCGACATGCTGGTCGAAGGCCGCCATTTCTTTGCCGACGTCGACCCCGACGCGCTGGGCCACAAGGCGCTGGCCGTCAACCTGAGCGACCTGGCCGCCATGGGGGCCGCGCCACTGGCCTTCACCCTGGCGCTGGCGCTGCCGCCCGAGCGCGCGCGCGACGAAGCCTGGCTGGGCGCCTTCGCGCGCGGCCTGTTCGCGCTGGCCGACGCGCACGCCTGCCCGCTGATCGGCGGCGACACCACCGCCGGGCCGCTCAACCTGTGCATCACCGTGTTCGGCCAGGTGCCGGCGGGCCAGGCGCTGCGGCGCGATGGCGCGCGCGTGGGCGACGACATCTGGGTCAGCGGCACCTTGGGCGACGCGCGGCTGGCGCTGGGCGCGCTGCGCGGCGAATGGACGCTGCCGCCCGCCGTGCTGGCCGCTGCCCGCCAGCGGCTGGAGCGCCCCACGCCGCGCCTCGCACTGGGGCTGGCGCTGCGCGGAATCGCCAGCGCGGCGGCCGATGTCAGCGACGGGCTGGCGGGCGACCTCGGGCACATCCTGCAGGCAAGCCGTGTCGGCGCCGTGCTCGACAGCGCGGATGTTTCATTTTTGATAGCTGAATACGCTTTGCCATCCAGCGCTGGTGGCCCATTCGATGCAGATCGGCGGTGGCGCATGGCGCTCACCGGCGGCGACGACTACGAGCTGGTCTTCACCGCCCCGCCCGTCGCCCGCGCCGCCGTGCAGGCCGCCGCCGAACGCGCCGCCACGCCCGTCACCCGCATAGGCCGCATCGAAGCCGCGCCCGGCCTGCGCCTGACCGGCGCCGACGGCCGCACCACGCCACTGGCGGCGCGCGCCTTCGACCACTTCGCCTGA
- a CDS encoding gamma-glutamyl-gamma-aminobutyrate hydrolase family protein, with translation MTLRIGISARLLHQPPPGIGLPLKRLQYLESNMAHWIMGHGVVALMIPFIDNQGPTLRKRPPIHDLVDHLDGLVLQGGIDISPATYGQTPWIDKAEYDPIRDEYELDLLRGFIQADKPVLGICRGCQLLNVYFGGTLVQDIPTQWPGAILHNDTERYDRLIHEVHFMPGSRLSDIYGYAPRRVTSIHHQCVDQLGQGLVLEARSPIDLVPEGIRHPGHRFVMGVQWHPEFHGLGFDAADTVLDSGPLMMDFLKAALRRAGNVRRLARSVARVRDRIR, from the coding sequence ATGACCCTGCGCATCGGCATCTCCGCCCGCCTGTTGCACCAGCCCCCGCCCGGTATCGGGCTGCCGCTCAAGCGGCTGCAGTACCTTGAGAGCAACATGGCGCACTGGATCATGGGCCACGGCGTGGTGGCGCTGATGATTCCGTTCATCGACAACCAGGGGCCCACGCTGCGCAAACGCCCGCCCATCCACGACCTGGTCGATCACCTGGACGGGCTGGTGCTGCAGGGCGGCATCGACATCAGCCCCGCCACCTACGGCCAGACGCCGTGGATCGACAAGGCCGAATACGACCCGATCCGCGACGAATACGAGCTGGACCTGCTGCGCGGCTTCATCCAGGCCGACAAGCCCGTGCTGGGCATCTGCCGCGGCTGCCAGCTGCTCAACGTGTACTTCGGCGGCACGCTGGTGCAGGACATTCCCACCCAGTGGCCCGGCGCCATCCTGCACAACGACACCGAGCGCTACGACCGCCTGATCCACGAAGTGCACTTCATGCCCGGCTCGCGCCTGTCCGACATCTACGGCTACGCGCCGCGGCGCGTCACCAGCATCCACCACCAGTGCGTCGACCAGCTTGGCCAGGGCCTGGTGCTGGAAGCGCGCAGCCCCATCGACCTGGTGCCCGAAGGCATTCGCCACCCCGGCCACCGCTTCGTCATGGGCGTGCAGTGGCACCCCGAATTCCACGGCCTGGGCTTCGACGCCGCCGACACCGTGCTGGACAGCGGCCCGCTGATGATGGACTTCCTCAAGGCGGCGCTGCGCCGCGCCGGCAACGTGCGCCGGCTGGCCCGCAGCGTGGCGCGTGTGCGCGACAGAATCCGGTGA
- a CDS encoding YbdK family carboxylate-amine ligase, giving the protein MSLEAFGPSQPLTLGVELELQLVNTNDYDLTHYADDMLRLMARHKLPGSVVPEMTAGMIEISTGVCGSWQQALAELSQIRDALVQCADKLNIAVVGGGTHPFQQWHQQRIYDRPRFHQLSQLYGYLTKQFTIFGQHVHVGCPDADTALYTLHCMSRYIPHFIALAASSPYVQGQDTAFDSARLNSVFAFPLSGRAPCVLTWDEFGTYFDKMTRTGVVKSMKDFYWDIRPKPEYGTIEVRVFDTPLTVQRAAALAGFVQSLAAWFQNDRPFIPCEDDYLVYSYNRFQACRFGLEAVYVDPASGQHMPLRDHLLATFEQLAPHASALDAGGALALLRAEVQKGRNDARWLRERQAQARLLGEVIRQAALKFRAP; this is encoded by the coding sequence ATGAGCCTGGAAGCCTTCGGCCCCTCGCAGCCGCTGACGCTGGGCGTCGAGCTGGAACTGCAGCTGGTCAACACCAACGACTACGACCTGACGCACTACGCCGACGACATGCTGCGCCTGATGGCGCGCCACAAGCTGCCCGGCAGCGTGGTGCCCGAGATGACCGCCGGCATGATCGAGATATCGACCGGCGTGTGCGGCAGCTGGCAGCAGGCGCTGGCCGAGCTGTCGCAGATCCGCGATGCGCTGGTGCAATGCGCCGACAAGCTCAACATCGCCGTGGTGGGCGGCGGCACGCACCCGTTCCAGCAGTGGCACCAGCAGCGCATCTACGACCGGCCGCGCTTTCACCAGCTGTCGCAGCTGTACGGCTACCTGACCAAGCAGTTCACCATCTTCGGACAGCACGTGCACGTCGGCTGCCCCGACGCCGACACGGCGCTCTACACGCTGCACTGCATGAGCCGCTACATCCCGCACTTCATCGCGCTGGCGGCCAGCAGCCCCTACGTGCAGGGGCAGGACACGGCGTTCGACTCGGCGCGGCTCAACTCGGTGTTCGCGTTTCCGCTGTCGGGCCGCGCGCCCTGCGTGCTGACGTGGGACGAGTTCGGCACCTACTTCGACAAGATGACGCGCACCGGCGTGGTCAAGTCGATGAAGGACTTCTACTGGGACATCCGCCCCAAGCCCGAATACGGCACCATCGAAGTGCGCGTGTTCGACACCCCGCTGACGGTGCAGCGCGCCGCCGCGCTGGCCGGCTTCGTGCAGTCGCTGGCGGCGTGGTTCCAGAACGACCGGCCCTTCATCCCCTGCGAGGACGACTACCTCGTCTACAGCTACAACCGCTTCCAGGCCTGCCGCTTCGGGCTGGAGGCGGTCTATGTCGACCCGGCCAGCGGCCAGCACATGCCGCTGCGCGACCACCTGCTGGCCACCTTCGAGCAACTGGCGCCGCACGCCAGCGCGCTGGACGCCGGCGGCGCACTGGCCCTGCTGCGCGCCGAAGTGCAGAAAGGTCGCAACGACGCCCGCTGGCTGCGCGAGCGCCAGGCGCAGGCGCGCCTGCTGGGCGAAGTCATCCGGCAGGCCGCACTGAAATTCAGAGCCCCCTGA